Proteins from a genomic interval of Lactococcus protaetiae:
- a CDS encoding peptidase U32 family protein — protein sequence MSIKKTRPEVLAPAGTLEKLKVAIDYGADAVYIGGQAYGLRSRAGNFTFEEMAEGVAYASEHHAKVYVAANMVTHEGNEKGAGEWFRTLRDLGISAVIVSDPALIAIAAAEAPGLPIHLSTQASATNYETLEFWRHLGLERVVLAREVSMEELREIRKHTDVEIEAFVHGAMCISYSGRCVLSNYMSMRDANRGGCSQSCRWKYDLYDMPFAGERQSINGEVSEEFSMSAVDMSMIEHIPDMIENGVNSLKIEGRMKSIHYVSTVANVYKAAIDAYLESPERFEAIKPQLVDELWKVAQRELDTGFYYGLPDENKQLFGARRKIPEYKFVGEVIDFDSDSMVATIRQRNVITEGDQIEFYGPGFRHVDTVVKNLRLAETDEHIDRAPNPMTLLHIDVPFAVKTGDMIRKNGAGLINLYDKKTGSAKTVRA from the coding sequence ATGTCAATTAAAAAAACACGTCCTGAGGTTCTTGCGCCAGCAGGGACACTTGAGAAACTAAAAGTAGCCATTGATTATGGTGCTGATGCAGTTTATATCGGTGGTCAGGCTTATGGACTTCGTTCACGTGCAGGCAACTTCACATTTGAAGAAATGGCTGAAGGTGTTGCTTACGCAAGTGAACATCATGCAAAAGTTTATGTTGCAGCGAACATGGTGACGCATGAGGGAAACGAAAAGGGGGCAGGAGAGTGGTTCCGCACTTTACGCGATTTAGGAATTTCGGCTGTTATTGTATCAGATCCCGCTTTGATTGCTATTGCAGCAGCAGAAGCGCCTGGTCTTCCCATCCACCTCTCTACACAAGCATCAGCGACGAATTATGAAACACTTGAATTTTGGAGACATTTGGGACTTGAGCGAGTGGTTTTGGCACGTGAAGTTTCGATGGAAGAATTGCGTGAAATTCGTAAACACACAGATGTTGAAATTGAAGCTTTTGTCCATGGTGCAATGTGTATTTCTTATTCTGGTCGTTGTGTTTTATCAAATTATATGAGTATGCGAGATGCCAATCGTGGCGGTTGTTCACAGTCTTGCCGCTGGAAATATGATCTTTATGACATGCCATTTGCTGGTGAACGTCAATCAATTAATGGTGAAGTAAGTGAAGAATTTTCGATGTCAGCGGTTGATATGTCTATGATTGAGCATATTCCAGACATGATTGAAAATGGAGTAAATTCGCTTAAAATCGAAGGACGAATGAAATCTATTCACTACGTATCAACGGTCGCCAATGTTTACAAAGCTGCAATTGATGCCTATTTAGAATCACCTGAGCGTTTTGAGGCAATAAAACCTCAACTGGTTGATGAGTTGTGGAAAGTTGCGCAACGTGAATTGGACACTGGATTTTATTATGGGCTACCTGATGAGAACAAACAATTGTTTGGAGCGAGACGCAAAATTCCAGAATATAAATTTGTTGGTGAGGTCATAGATTTTGATTCTGACAGCATGGTTGCAACGATTCGTCAGCGTAATGTCATCACAGAAGGAGACCAAATCGAGTTTTATGGACCAGGTTTTCGTCATGTTGACACAGTTGTGAAAAATCTCCGTTTAGCCGAAACTGATGAACATATTGACCGTGCGCCAAATCCAATGACTCTACTTCATATTGATGTACCTTTTGCCGTGAAAACTGGAGATATGATCCGTAAAAACGGAGCAGGTTTAATCAATCTTTATGACAAGAAAACTGGTAGCGCAAAAACTGTTCGTGCCTGA
- a CDS encoding nicotinamide-nucleotide adenylyltransferase: MITNNISKSKLTGKKIGVYFGTFAPLHAGHQQQIYKCASLNDGVLLVVSGYDGDRGSQIGLPLEKRFRYLREAFNDEENIKVAMLNENNIPAMPNGWDEWVTRLLDLIQQNTYEEALSVTFYVGETEYVVELTKRFPADNNHYAVEIADRHDIELSATQIRQNPQEHWADINRVFRRNFSKVVTVMGSASTGKTTLVRRLARSINAPFSEEYAREYEEKSNIDDDELRMDDYARMITGQYDANSREINSAANQGIVFLDTDAIVTRVYAKLYLSPSDFEQLEPLFQKTIADERMDLILVIPPITDYVNDGFRNMAWEDSRYDFHVELMRQLEEFKLMDKVVVLDDEGDNRDKAGYLSRYHHAIDAVHEYTGVKIERLKY; this comes from the coding sequence ATGATTACAAATAATATCTCAAAGTCTAAACTTACAGGAAAGAAAATTGGTGTTTATTTTGGCACTTTTGCACCCTTGCACGCTGGACATCAGCAGCAAATTTATAAATGTGCAAGCCTTAATGACGGTGTTCTTCTTGTCGTATCAGGGTATGACGGCGACCGTGGTTCGCAAATTGGTTTGCCTCTTGAAAAACGTTTTCGTTATCTCAGAGAAGCTTTTAATGACGAAGAAAATATAAAAGTCGCAATGCTGAACGAAAATAATATCCCAGCAATGCCAAATGGCTGGGATGAATGGGTCACGCGTTTGTTAGATTTGATTCAACAAAATACTTATGAAGAAGCGCTATCAGTAACATTTTATGTCGGAGAGACAGAGTATGTAGTAGAGCTGACAAAGCGTTTTCCTGCTGACAACAATCATTATGCTGTTGAAATCGCTGACAGACATGATATTGAGCTGTCAGCAACTCAAATTCGGCAGAATCCACAAGAACATTGGGCAGATATCAATCGAGTGTTCAGAAGAAATTTCTCAAAAGTTGTCACGGTGATGGGTTCAGCTTCCACAGGAAAAACTACACTTGTCAGACGTTTAGCGCGCTCAATAAATGCACCATTTTCCGAAGAGTATGCGCGTGAGTATGAGGAAAAATCAAATATTGATGATGATGAGCTGCGGATGGATGATTATGCCCGTATGATTACAGGACAATATGACGCTAATTCACGAGAAATTAATTCAGCGGCCAACCAAGGCATTGTTTTTCTGGATACAGATGCAATTGTCACAAGAGTGTATGCGAAACTTTATCTTTCTCCATCAGACTTTGAGCAACTTGAACCCCTCTTTCAAAAAACAATCGCTGATGAACGAATGGATTTAATTTTGGTCATCCCGCCAATTACAGACTATGTAAATGATGGTTTTCGTAATATGGCATGGGAGGATTCGCGCTATGATTTTCATGTCGAACTGATGCGACAACTTGAAGAATTTAAGTTGATGGACAAGGTTGTTGTTCTTGATGACGAAGGAGATAATCGTGATAAAGCTGGCTATCTCAGTCGCTATCATCACGCGATTGATGCCGTGCATGAGTATACAGGGGTCAAAATTGAACGTTTGAAATACTGA
- a CDS encoding putative RNA methyltransferase has product MLKKIEKAYLLLEKNVEFLRCPLCHTPFQVETYALRCENKHTYNINKKGFINFLQTKADTEHYTRKMFEPRRRLIRSGMYSSVLTEIKKHFVSGNLLDVGTGEGSFLEFLDNDGAKFGFDIAKDGIEMATELETDSFLSLADLTNLPFADRSLSVILNIFTPSNYAEFHRVLSKNGRVIKVVPEQFYLQELRESYGIPIDYDNTAVVERFKAEFKEVTEQEINYTFKIPQELREDFLAMSPLEWNVSEELKKQARQNPPQQATIHVRILVGKSE; this is encoded by the coding sequence ATGTTAAAGAAAATAGAAAAAGCTTATTTACTATTAGAAAAAAATGTTGAGTTTCTGAGATGTCCGCTTTGCCATACGCCTTTTCAGGTGGAAACTTATGCGCTTCGTTGTGAAAATAAACATACTTACAATATCAATAAAAAAGGATTTATCAATTTTTTACAAACTAAAGCGGATACTGAGCATTATACAAGAAAAATGTTTGAACCACGCAGACGGTTGATTCGGTCTGGGATGTACTCGTCAGTGCTGACAGAAATAAAAAAACACTTTGTCAGTGGAAATTTACTTGATGTTGGTACGGGAGAAGGATCATTTTTAGAGTTTCTTGATAATGATGGTGCGAAATTTGGTTTTGATATCGCTAAGGATGGCATAGAGATGGCGACAGAGTTAGAAACTGATAGTTTTTTAAGTTTGGCTGATTTGACTAATTTGCCATTTGCTGACAGAAGTCTGTCAGTGATTTTAAACATTTTTACACCATCAAATTATGCTGAATTTCACCGAGTATTGTCAAAAAATGGACGAGTGATTAAAGTTGTCCCAGAACAGTTTTACTTGCAAGAACTGCGTGAGAGTTACGGGATACCGATAGACTATGATAATACTGCAGTTGTTGAGCGTTTTAAGGCAGAGTTCAAAGAAGTGACAGAACAGGAGATTAACTATACTTTTAAAATCCCACAGGAGTTACGCGAAGATTTTCTTGCAATGAGTCCATTAGAGTGGAATGTTTCGGAAGAACTAAAAAAACAAGCAAGGCAAAATCCTCCACAACAAGCGACGATTCATGTCCGTATTTTAGTTGGCAAATCTGAGTAA
- a CDS encoding galactose-1-epimerase — MKITTADFGLGAKLFTIENKMGMTISFTNFGARVVDWKVNGKSIILGFDSAQEYVEKDIFPGATVGRIAGRTKDGIVVINGKTIQLEQNDFPQAIHGGANPTQSQLWQAETFETKDTAGVKYFLTLKDGDGGYPGNLQFTVIHTFNELGEWKIEYFAVSDKDTVFNPTGHVYFNLSGDASIPLDNHRLQIAASRYVPLLDKTEVVRGEIDDVTETPFDFRADKLLSEAFVSNDPQITLVDGLDHGFVLDEVSMDKAQARLSLDDLSISVYTNQPSIVIFTANFGDLGTIYRGKAEVNHGGMTFETQVAPGSPQIPELGDISLKAGDTYHAETIYKVNIGE; from the coding sequence ATGAAAATTACAACAGCAGATTTTGGACTTGGTGCAAAACTTTTCACCATTGAAAATAAAATGGGGATGACCATCTCTTTTACCAACTTTGGCGCGCGAGTCGTTGATTGGAAAGTAAACGGAAAAAGTATCATTTTAGGATTTGATTCCGCACAAGAATATGTAGAAAAAGACATATTTCCCGGAGCAACCGTTGGGCGTATAGCTGGACGAACCAAAGATGGTATTGTAGTTATTAATGGAAAAACGATACAACTTGAGCAAAATGATTTTCCACAAGCCATCCACGGTGGAGCAAACCCCACACAATCGCAACTTTGGCAAGCTGAGACATTTGAAACGAAAGATACCGCTGGTGTGAAATATTTTCTTACTTTAAAAGACGGTGACGGTGGTTATCCAGGAAACCTTCAGTTTACAGTTATCCATACTTTTAACGAATTAGGCGAATGGAAAATAGAATATTTTGCCGTATCTGACAAAGACACGGTCTTCAATCCAACAGGTCATGTTTATTTTAACCTCAGTGGTGACGCCAGTATTCCACTGGACAATCATCGACTCCAAATAGCCGCTTCGCGTTATGTTCCGCTTTTGGATAAGACAGAGGTTGTTCGCGGAGAAATTGACGATGTGACAGAGACACCGTTTGATTTTCGGGCAGACAAACTTCTTTCTGAAGCCTTTGTGAGCAATGATCCGCAAATCACATTGGTTGACGGACTTGACCACGGCTTTGTCCTTGACGAAGTGAGCATGGATAAAGCACAAGCACGCTTATCACTTGATGATTTGAGCATTTCGGTTTATACGAACCAGCCAAGTATTGTTATATTCACCGCAAATTTTGGTGATTTAGGTACGATTTATCGTGGAAAAGCAGAAGTAAACCATGGTGGAATGACTTTTGAAACACAAGTTGCACCAGGTTCACCACAAATTCCAGAATTGGGCGATATTTCGCTCAAAGCAGGTGATACCTACCACGCGGAAACAATCTATAAAGTAAACATAGGAGAGTAA
- a CDS encoding ABC transporter permease — protein sequence MNEMFNQRRKAWYSQNIKYLRYVFNDHFVLFLMILFGAIVVQYVNFLQNHQLNIFGKVILIIFATGLSQVFGRLATFVEPADKVFLLVKELEVRKYLLSCLVRSLFFPALISGIIVLIVAPLLEFSVYLLILWFVLLVLVKAGWLGQKLRKMQMNNNLDWSSLIALEQSRKTATLRFFALFTNVKGLKSRSHRRKYLDFLLPKTKRTYEYLFTRGFLRSGDYLGLTLRLLTLAVLTMIFVSSGIVAIILVSLFNYLLIFQLISLREFFDYQLLTRIYPLKKTAKNGGLRAVLFRVMLFVTLIELIVGLIFLRPIWFVVVILLVDFILTKFYVRMRLKNKK from the coding sequence ATGAATGAAATGTTTAATCAACGAAGAAAGGCGTGGTACTCCCAGAATATTAAATATCTTCGTTATGTTTTTAATGATCATTTTGTATTATTTTTGATGATTTTGTTTGGTGCTATTGTCGTACAGTATGTAAACTTTTTACAAAATCATCAGTTAAATATTTTTGGAAAAGTAATTTTGATTATTTTTGCTACAGGATTGAGTCAGGTTTTTGGACGTTTAGCTACTTTTGTCGAGCCAGCAGATAAGGTATTTTTGCTTGTTAAGGAGCTTGAGGTTCGTAAGTATTTACTGTCTTGTTTAGTACGTTCATTATTTTTTCCTGCTCTGATTTCTGGAATTATAGTTTTGATTGTGGCTCCTCTTTTGGAGTTTTCGGTTTATTTGTTAATACTTTGGTTTGTCTTGCTTGTTTTAGTGAAAGCAGGATGGCTTGGACAAAAATTGCGGAAAATGCAAATGAATAATAATTTGGATTGGTCAAGTTTGATTGCTTTGGAACAAAGCCGAAAGACAGCAACTTTACGATTTTTTGCTTTATTTACAAATGTAAAAGGCTTAAAATCTCGAAGTCATCGAAGAAAATATTTAGACTTTTTACTTCCAAAAACAAAACGAACTTATGAATATCTCTTTACGCGTGGTTTTTTGAGAAGTGGTGATTATTTAGGGTTAACTTTACGCTTATTGACTTTGGCAGTACTGACGATGATTTTTGTCAGCAGTGGAATTGTTGCGATTATCCTAGTTTCACTTTTTAATTATTTACTTATATTCCAGTTGATTTCTCTAAGAGAATTTTTTGATTATCAACTTTTGACACGGATATATCCGTTGAAGAAAACGGCAAAAAATGGTGGTTTAAGGGCTGTTTTGTTTAGAGTGATGTTATTCGTAACTTTAATTGAATTGATTGTTGGATTGATTTTCTTGCGTCCGATATGGTTTGTAGTAGTTATCCTTTTAGTTGATTTTATATTGACTAAGTTTTATGTGAGAATGAGATTAAAAAATAAAAAATAA
- a CDS encoding MurR/RpiR family transcriptional regulator, with protein sequence MSKLTSAESYTWQIIQENYEKIPQIPISELAELAHVSISTVNRTVRKKGFSGYGEFRYSIREKKLPEISGFSTEVLGAIAKNEEELLQTINNISASEVEEAVKLIHEAKEIKIFARGLTINVANELLRKLQLFHKTVSIYDDPKQIAYYAQFVNDDDLVLALSLSGENPEINIPLKIVRQKRGKILALTADAESELTELSDVSLVGYKSRLEVNYFDLDVHSRLPLFILERVLVDAYSIYQKSKQK encoded by the coding sequence ATGTCAAAACTAACAAGTGCTGAGAGTTATACTTGGCAAATTATCCAAGAAAATTATGAAAAAATACCTCAGATTCCAATTTCGGAACTTGCAGAATTGGCACATGTTTCCATCTCAACTGTTAATCGCACTGTAAGAAAAAAAGGTTTTTCAGGATATGGCGAATTTCGTTATTCGATTCGTGAGAAAAAACTTCCGGAGATTAGTGGTTTTTCAACAGAAGTTTTAGGCGCGATTGCTAAAAATGAAGAAGAATTGCTGCAAACAATTAACAATATCTCAGCATCTGAAGTAGAGGAGGCGGTTAAGCTGATTCATGAAGCAAAAGAGATCAAAATCTTTGCCCGAGGTCTAACCATTAATGTTGCTAATGAACTTTTAAGAAAATTACAGCTTTTCCATAAAACCGTTAGTATTTATGATGACCCAAAACAGATTGCATATTATGCACAGTTTGTAAATGACGATGACTTAGTGCTTGCGCTTTCTCTTTCGGGTGAAAATCCTGAGATTAATATTCCCTTAAAAATAGTTAGACAAAAAAGAGGAAAAATTCTAGCATTGACAGCTGATGCAGAAAGTGAACTTACCGAGCTATCTGATGTTAGTCTAGTTGGATATAAAAGTAGATTAGAAGTGAACTATTTCGATCTTGATGTTCATAGCAGACTTCCTCTCTTTATCCTGGAGCGTGTACTAGTGGATGCCTATTCAATATATCAAAAGAGTAAACAAAAATAA
- a CDS encoding HIT family protein produces the protein MDNCIFCKIIAGEIPSTKVYEDDEVLAFLDITQTTKGHTLLVPKKHYRNLLAMTGEESAQLFTKVPNIANKLMKNLGAKGMNILQNNEEIAGQTVFHTHIHLIPRYAENDGFIGKFTQHDFDLSAIAAEISKD, from the coding sequence ATGGATAACTGTATCTTCTGCAAAATTATCGCTGGAGAAATTCCTAGTACTAAAGTTTATGAAGACGATGAAGTTCTCGCCTTCCTTGATATCACTCAGACAACTAAGGGGCATACTCTTCTAGTTCCTAAAAAACATTATCGAAATCTTCTTGCGATGACAGGAGAAGAGTCTGCACAACTTTTTACTAAAGTGCCCAATATCGCCAATAAACTTATGAAAAATCTTGGTGCCAAGGGAATGAATATTTTGCAAAACAATGAAGAAATTGCTGGTCAAACTGTTTTCCACACACATATTCATCTTATTCCGCGTTATGCAGAAAATGATGGCTTTATAGGTAAATTTACACAACATGATTTTGATTTATCCGCAATCGCTGCTGAAATTTCCAAAGATTGA
- a CDS encoding cadmium resistance transporter translates to MITTIIQTTIIYWATALDLLLILSILFVKFDKSRHRMISLGQMLGSIILIGVSLLLAFIFKFVPEQWLLGFLGLIPLGFGLKYLILGDDDDEEVEEALEKRKNKNLLITVTLISFASCGADNIGLFTPFFVNLKSYWIVVSLLTFIANIILLGFLGQTISKIRPLHYFLEKYGRWIMGIIYIGLGIIILLESGTVDKILGLF, encoded by the coding sequence ATGATTACAACAATTATTCAAACAACAATAATATACTGGGCTACAGCATTAGATTTGCTCTTAATTTTATCAATTCTTTTTGTAAAGTTTGATAAATCCAGACATAGAATGATATCTTTAGGGCAAATGCTAGGCTCAATTATCCTTATTGGAGTAAGCTTATTACTTGCTTTCATTTTTAAGTTTGTTCCAGAACAGTGGCTTTTAGGGTTTTTGGGATTAATTCCTTTAGGATTTGGTTTAAAATATCTGATACTGGGAGATGATGACGATGAAGAAGTAGAGGAAGCGCTAGAAAAACGAAAGAATAAAAATCTTTTAATTACTGTTACCCTTATTTCTTTTGCAAGTTGTGGCGCAGACAATATTGGTTTATTCACACCATTTTTTGTTAATTTAAAATCTTATTGGATTGTGGTGTCCCTTTTAACTTTCATCGCTAATATCATTTTATTAGGTTTCTTAGGGCAAACGATATCGAAAATACGACCTCTTCATTACTTTTTAGAAAAATATGGACGTTGGATAATGGGTATAATCTATATTGGATTGGGAATTATTATTTTACTTGAATCTGGAACTGTAGATAAAATACTGGGTTTATTTTAG
- a CDS encoding peptidase U32 family protein, whose translation MITITSTVESVEQAKALLDAGTDRLYIGEAAYGLRVPTALTYDELRKITELAHQANKTVTVAVNALMHTEMMSKIKPFLDFLVEIKADRIAVGDAGVIFVLQRDKYKLPFIYDASTMVASSRQANFWAEQGAVEAVLAREIPKEELSDMKGSLRIPGEVLVYGATVIHHSKRPLVQNYYNFIKTEETGKNRERNLFVSEPKKEDTHYSIFEDNHGTHVFANDDINMMTELKQLTEMGFDHWKLDGIFTRGENFVQIVKLFVEAKILIETGQFTELKAFQLEEKVRKLHPSGRTMSHGFYDLDKNAIK comes from the coding sequence ATGATTACAATTACTTCTACAGTTGAGAGTGTTGAGCAAGCTAAGGCTTTGCTGGATGCTGGAACTGATCGTTTATACATTGGCGAAGCGGCTTATGGTCTGCGCGTGCCAACTGCGCTTACGTATGATGAATTACGTAAGATTACTGAACTTGCACATCAGGCAAATAAAACTGTGACAGTCGCGGTGAATGCACTGATGCACACAGAAATGATGTCAAAAATCAAACCTTTTTTGGACTTTTTAGTTGAAATTAAAGCTGACCGTATTGCAGTTGGAGATGCTGGAGTGATTTTTGTTTTGCAACGAGATAAATATAAACTTCCTTTTATATATGATGCTTCAACGATGGTGGCATCAAGTAGACAAGCGAATTTTTGGGCAGAGCAAGGTGCTGTTGAGGCGGTGCTTGCCAGAGAAATTCCGAAAGAAGAGCTTTCTGATATGAAAGGAAGTTTGAGAATACCAGGTGAAGTCTTGGTTTACGGCGCGACGGTGATTCATCATAGTAAACGCCCTTTAGTACAAAATTATTATAATTTTATCAAAACCGAAGAAACTGGAAAAAATCGTGAGCGTAATCTTTTCGTTTCTGAGCCGAAAAAAGAGGATACACACTATTCGATTTTTGAGGATAATCATGGTACACACGTGTTTGCAAATGATGACATCAACATGATGACAGAGCTGAAGCAACTTACAGAAATGGGATTTGATCACTGGAAGCTTGATGGAATTTTTACACGGGGAGAGAATTTCGTCCAGATTGTAAAACTTTTCGTTGAGGCTAAAATATTGATTGAAACAGGTCAGTTTACTGAGTTGAAGGCTTTTCAACTTGAAGAGAAGGTGCGAAAACTTCATCCTTCAGGGAGGACAATGTCGCATGGTTTCTATGATTTAGACAAGAATGCAATCAAATGA
- a CDS encoding glycoside-pentoside-hexuronide (GPH):cation symporter — MNKGKMKQRLSYAFGALGHDVYYYSISTFFIAFVTAQMFAGSPHEDAMIALVTGLVVIIRLIEIVFDPIIGSIIDNTQTRWGKFKPWLVIGGIMSSLMIMLMFSDFFGLAKSDNRTLFAIVFIIAFIILDAFYSFKDIAFWSMIPALSEKNSERETLGTFARFGSAIGAQGATILAIPITIAFTKGGHIQGARGFFAFGVIAALVQGISALVTAWGTKEQQSTIRQQGTKTNTLDVFKALVKNDQLMWLSLSYILFAIAYVATTATLILNFTFVIGNASLYSITGIVGFIGSIILVPMFPILAKKFGRRKVLTGAIISMLVGYILFAVGSSVPMTVAGLIFLTTPYQLVFLSVLMTITDSVEYGQWKNGVRNEAVTLAMRPLLDKIAGAFSNGIYGFVAIAAGMTGSKYIAGHTYGVATFKLYAFIIPAILMIISLTIYLFKVKLTEKRHQEIVAELEERFK, encoded by the coding sequence ATGAATAAGGGAAAAATGAAACAACGTTTATCGTATGCATTCGGTGCATTAGGGCACGATGTCTATTATTACTCAATCAGTACATTTTTTATAGCCTTTGTGACGGCTCAAATGTTTGCAGGTTCACCGCATGAAGATGCAATGATTGCACTAGTCACTGGTTTGGTTGTTATTATCCGGTTGATTGAAATTGTTTTTGACCCAATTATTGGTTCAATCATTGACAATACACAAACACGTTGGGGAAAATTTAAACCGTGGTTAGTGATTGGAGGGATTATGTCCTCTCTGATGATTATGCTGATGTTTTCTGACTTTTTTGGCCTAGCTAAAAGTGACAACCGAACATTGTTTGCAATCGTATTCATCATTGCCTTTATTATTCTAGACGCCTTCTATTCATTCAAAGACATTGCTTTTTGGTCAATGATTCCAGCCTTATCAGAAAAAAATTCAGAACGTGAAACTTTAGGAACATTTGCTCGTTTCGGTTCAGCTATTGGAGCACAAGGCGCAACAATTCTTGCTATCCCAATCACCATTGCCTTTACAAAAGGTGGACATATACAAGGTGCACGAGGTTTCTTTGCTTTTGGTGTCATAGCTGCCTTAGTTCAAGGAATTTCAGCTTTAGTTACTGCTTGGGGAACAAAAGAACAACAGTCAACAATTCGTCAACAAGGAACAAAAACAAACACACTTGATGTTTTTAAAGCTTTGGTAAAAAATGATCAGTTGATGTGGTTATCTCTTTCTTACATTTTGTTTGCGATTGCTTATGTTGCCACAACTGCGACACTGATTTTGAACTTTACCTTCGTCATCGGTAATGCAAGCCTTTACTCAATCACAGGGATTGTTGGATTTATTGGCTCAATCATTTTGGTTCCAATGTTTCCAATTTTAGCTAAAAAATTTGGTCGTCGTAAAGTTTTAACTGGGGCGATTATCTCAATGCTTGTTGGCTATATTTTATTTGCTGTCGGTAGCTCAGTTCCAATGACAGTTGCTGGATTAATCTTTTTGACTACACCATATCAACTCGTATTCTTGTCTGTCTTGATGACAATTACTGACTCGGTCGAATATGGGCAATGGAAAAATGGAGTTCGTAATGAAGCAGTAACTCTTGCGATGCGTCCACTACTTGACAAGATTGCTGGAGCTTTCTCAAACGGAATTTATGGTTTTGTTGCAATTGCTGCTGGAATGACTGGTTCAAAATATATCGCAGGACACACTTATGGAGTGGCAACATTTAAACTTTATGCCTTCATTATTCCAGCTATCTTGATGATTATCTCACTTACCATTTATCTCTTCAAAGTGAAATTAACTGAAAAACGTCACCAAGAAATCGTAGCAGAACTTGAAGAACGCTTCAAATAA
- a CDS encoding ABC transporter ATP-binding protein — protein MLKVTNLTGGYLGNPVLKEVNFEIGDGELVGLIGLNGAGKSTTIQEIIGLLTPYSGQIELDGLTLQQNLEGYRQKIGFIPETPSLYEELTLREHIEVTALAYGIPVEVAMERAQKLLETFRLSDKLDWFPVNFSKGMKQKVMIICAFLCEPSLYIVDEPFMGLDPLAIQDLIDLMLEMKKTGSSILMSTHILSTAEKFCDKFVVLHEGQVIATGTVDELRAKFGQPNASLDEIYLSLTKGNLPNHTQSKEAGFIHE, from the coding sequence GTGCTAAAAGTAACGAATCTGACTGGAGGATATCTAGGAAATCCAGTATTAAAAGAAGTTAATTTTGAGATTGGTGATGGGGAACTTGTCGGCTTGATTGGTCTGAATGGCGCAGGAAAATCAACAACAATTCAAGAGATTATAGGACTATTGACACCATATTCAGGACAAATTGAATTAGATGGTCTAACGTTACAACAAAATCTTGAAGGTTATCGTCAAAAAATTGGTTTTATTCCAGAAACGCCAAGTCTTTATGAGGAATTAACTTTACGTGAACATATTGAAGTTACTGCGTTAGCATATGGGATTCCTGTTGAAGTCGCGATGGAGCGCGCTCAAAAACTATTAGAAACTTTTCGATTAAGTGATAAATTAGACTGGTTTCCAGTAAATTTCTCAAAAGGGATGAAACAAAAGGTAATGATTATTTGTGCTTTTTTGTGTGAACCATCGCTTTATATTGTTGATGAGCCGTTTATGGGTCTTGACCCTCTAGCAATTCAGGATTTGATTGACTTGATGTTAGAAATGAAGAAAACAGGTAGTTCAATCTTGATGAGTACGCATATTTTGTCAACGGCGGAAAAATTCTGTGATAAATTTGTAGTTCTGCATGAAGGGCAAGTGATTGCTACAGGGACAGTAGACGAGTTGCGGGCAAAGTTTGGTCAACCCAATGCAAGCCTAGATGAAATTTATTTGTCGTTGACCAAAGGAAATTTGCCAAATCATACACAATCAAAAGAGGCAGGTTTTATTCATGAATGA
- a CDS encoding DUF3270 family protein, with translation MELRNLKDFYEKQEYYNYTETQGREQKQFNKRVQELTFFVNIAVFSVFLAIITYVLVSMLTSLIAVPVAFFLSLAVYISLKKGIAKVIKTLLK, from the coding sequence ATGGAATTAAGAAATCTCAAGGACTTTTACGAAAAACAAGAATATTATAATTATACCGAAACTCAAGGACGTGAACAAAAACAATTTAACAAGCGGGTACAAGAATTAACTTTCTTTGTGAATATCGCTGTATTTTCTGTTTTCCTTGCTATTATTACTTATGTTTTAGTTTCAATGTTGACAAGTTTGATTGCTGTTCCAGTCGCATTCTTCTTATCTCTCGCTGTTTATATCTCTTTGAAAAAAGGAATCGCAAAAGTTATTAAAACTTTATTAAAATAA